The Aquila chrysaetos chrysaetos chromosome 19, bAquChr1.4, whole genome shotgun sequence genome includes a region encoding these proteins:
- the RDX gene encoding radixin isoform X4, producing MLREDSMMEYLKIAQDLEMYGVNYFEIKNKKGTELWLGVDALGLNIYEHDDKLTPKIGFPWSEIRNISFNDKKFVIKPIDKKAPDFVFYAPRLRINKRILALCMGNHELYMRRRKPDTIEVQQMKAQAREEKHQKQLERAQLENEKKKREIAEKEKERIEREKEELMERLRQIEEQTMKAQKELEEQTRRALELDQERKRAKEEAERLEKERRAAEEAKAALAKQTADQMKNQEQLAAELAEFTAKIALLEEAKKKKEEEASEWQHKAFAAQEDLEKTKEELKSVMSAPPPPPPPPVIPPTENEHDEHDENNAEASAELSSDGVMNHRSEEERVTETQKNERVKKQLQALSSELAQARDETKKTQNDVLHAENVKAGRDKYKTLRQIRQGNTKQRIDEFEAMAVQVTCLSTVEEERRLF from the exons ATGTTAAG GGAGGATTCTATGATGGAATACCTTAAGATAGCACAAGACTTGGAAATGTATGGAGTcaactattttgaaataaagaacaaaaaaggaacTGAATTGTGGCTAGGAGTTGATGCTTTGGGTCTGAATATTTATGAGCATGATGATAA gctGACACCCAAGATTGGTTTTCCTTGGAGTGAAATAAGAAACATCtcttttaatgacaaaaaattTGTCATAAAGCCAATTGACAAAAAGGCCCCT gattttgttttttatgcGCCCCGTCTGAGAATTAACAAGCGAATTTTGGCACTGTGTATGGGAAATCATGAATTGTacatgaggaggaggaaacctGATACAATTGAAGTGCAACAGATGAAGGCCCAAGCTAGAGAGGAGAAACATCAGAAACAATTGGAAAG ggcacaattagaaaatgagaagaagaaaagggagatagcagaaaaggaaaaggaaagaatagagcgtgaaaaagaagaattaatggAACGCTTAAGACAAATTGAGGAACAAACAATGAAAGCTCAGAAAG AGCTAGAGGAACAGACTAGAAGAGCTCTAGAACTGGATCAAGAACGAAAGCGTGcaaaagaggaagcagagcGCCTGGAAAAAGAACGTCGAGCAGCTGAAGAAGCTAAAGCTGCTCTAGCCAAGCAGACAGCTGATCAAATGAAGAACCAAGAGCAGCTA gcAGCAGAACTTGCTGAATTCACTGCCAAGATTGCGCTTCTAGAGGAggccaagaaaaagaaagaagaggaagccTCAGAATGGCAGCACAAA GCTTTTGCAGCCCAAGAGGACTTGGAAAAGACCAAAGAAGAACTGAAATCTGTGATGtctgctcctcctccacctcctcccccaccagTTATTCCTCCAACAGAGAATGAACATGATGAACATGATGAGAACAATGCTGAAGCCAGTGCAGAACTGTCTTCTGATGGTGTCATGAATCACAGGAGTGAGGAAGAACGGgtaacagaaacacagaaaaatgaacgTGTTAAGAAACAGCTCCAG GCTTTAAGTTCTGAGTTGGCTCAAGCCAGAGATGAAaccaagaaaacacaaaatgatgTCCTTCATGCTGAGAATGTTAAAGCAGGCCGTGATAAGTACAAGACTCTTCGACAAATCCGACAAGGCAATACAAAGCAGCGTATTGATGAGTTTGAAGCAAT GGCTGTTCAAGTTACCTGCTTAAGCACTGTTGAGGAAGAAAGACGCTTGttctaa